From the genome of Staphylococcus haemolyticus, one region includes:
- the menC gene encoding o-succinylbenzoate synthase, which yields MRIKAVNFYLYNHEFRDPIVTPKVKLTYRKALIVEILSEEDQSFFGECNAFETNWYNEETIETVQEILSQWSESIVKKSVHKYEDWKPYLDILDNYPTARSTVVMAIYQMYHDLPKFKVAYGATISGISAQQLDYLKQTQPKRIKLKWTGQLNDDISLLDDILPYDFELALDANESLDVSDFQKLESINDQNILYIEEPFKSLSSTLHIDHTQYPAIALDEKATDINSIISIVNQFPVKVVIVKPFRVGGLDRVQSLIRELKSIDIKVVIGGMYEYGLSRYFTALLAREGDYPGDVTPDGYYFTDDFTQGVGKLKEGMISFSPPQIDKSKLLKLN from the coding sequence ATGAGGATTAAAGCAGTAAATTTTTATCTTTACAATCATGAATTTAGAGATCCAATTGTAACTCCCAAAGTTAAATTGACATACCGAAAAGCACTTATTGTTGAAATTTTAAGTGAAGAGGATCAATCTTTTTTTGGAGAGTGCAATGCATTTGAAACAAATTGGTACAACGAAGAAACGATTGAAACTGTACAAGAAATACTTTCACAATGGTCAGAAAGTATTGTTAAAAAGTCTGTTCATAAATATGAAGATTGGAAACCATATTTAGATATACTTGACAATTATCCCACAGCGAGAAGTACTGTAGTTATGGCGATTTATCAGATGTATCATGATTTACCGAAGTTTAAAGTAGCGTATGGTGCAACGATAAGTGGCATAAGTGCACAACAACTTGATTATTTAAAACAAACTCAACCCAAACGTATAAAGTTAAAATGGACAGGTCAACTGAATGATGACATCTCACTTTTAGATGACATATTGCCTTATGATTTTGAATTAGCATTAGATGCTAATGAGTCACTAGATGTTTCTGATTTTCAAAAATTAGAATCTATAAATGACCAAAATATACTTTATATAGAAGAACCATTTAAATCGCTTTCTTCAACTTTACACATTGATCATACACAATACCCTGCAATTGCACTCGATGAAAAAGCTACTGATATCAATAGTATTATTTCAATTGTTAACCAATTCCCGGTTAAAGTAGTGATTGTTAAACCATTTAGAGTTGGTGGTCTTGATAGAGTACAATCATTGATTCGTGAATTGAAATCAATTGATATTAAAGTGGTTATAGGTGGAATGTACGAATATGGACTAAGTCGTTACTTTACTGCATTATTAGCTCGAGAAGGTGATTATCCTGGGGATGTAACTCCAGATGGTTATTATTTTACTGACGATTTCACGCAAGGTGTCGGTAAATTAAAAGAGGGGATGATTTCATTTTCCCCCCCTCAAATCGATAAATCAAAATTACTTAAATTAAATTAG
- the yidD gene encoding membrane protein insertion efficiency factor YidD: MLKKLFLGIIHIYQRYISPMTPPTCRFYPTCSEYTREAIEVYGPLKGGYMGIRRILKCHPLHKGGFDPVPLKKDKHRH, encoded by the coding sequence ATGTTAAAAAAATTATTTCTTGGAATAATCCATATATATCAACGCTATATTTCACCTATGACACCACCCACATGCCGATTTTATCCTACGTGTTCAGAATATACACGAGAAGCGATTGAAGTTTACGGCCCACTCAAAGGCGGCTACATGGGAATACGTCGCATTCTTAAATGTCATCCACTACATAAAGGTGGATTTGATCCAGTTCCTTTAAAAAAGGATAAACATAGACACTAA
- the ytkD gene encoding RNA deprotection pyrophosphohydrolase, with the protein MEFLDKDNRRVTMCYKTNNDHPDGNHVLAIPLYQSQLLFTHHKLRGIEFPGGKVEKGEESIQAIKRELFEETGGIPETIDYIAQYQVHTFDNSIFKKDVYIVKVKSFKEKSDYLETRGPLLFDNINSIPLDKQSYLIQDNAILKCVERMIELGYYRD; encoded by the coding sequence ATGGAGTTTCTAGATAAAGATAATAGACGTGTCACAATGTGTTACAAAACGAACAACGACCATCCAGATGGTAATCATGTTTTAGCTATTCCGTTATATCAGAGTCAGTTACTATTTACCCATCATAAATTACGTGGCATCGAGTTCCCGGGTGGTAAGGTTGAAAAAGGAGAAGAAAGCATACAAGCTATCAAGAGAGAGCTTTTTGAAGAAACAGGAGGCATACCTGAAACGATAGATTATATTGCTCAATATCAGGTTCATACATTCGATAACTCAATTTTCAAAAAAGATGTATATATCGTGAAGGTTAAATCATTTAAAGAGAAAAGTGATTATTTAGAAACGAGAGGGCCATTATTATTTGATAATATTAATTCTATTCCATTAGATAAACAAAGTTATTTAATACAAGATAATGCAATTCTTAAATGTGTTGAGAGGATGATAGAACTTGGATATTATCGTGACTAA
- a CDS encoding alpha/beta hydrolase family protein has protein sequence MDIIVTKKMPIASRTHQFDEITYKVDGLKVKALQMCPLTKTVKRIVVYLRGGKGQVGRVRAARLMQFANDNTLVVGPYYRGSNGSEGRDEFANADLKDVTYLIKILKQRFPNAYIHMIGFSRGGIQGLLTYQDYPVDSYIIWGGVSSMHLMYEERTDLRGMLRRMVGHPSKNKESYDQRDAIKLIDSNSPPILIVHGGKDKQVGIHHANYLEEQLKLKGVVHDTFYQLDEGHVPRPQAMKLALDYVHQWMTKCEEI, from the coding sequence TTGGATATTATCGTGACTAAGAAAATGCCTATAGCATCAAGAACACACCAATTCGATGAAATTACTTATAAAGTTGATGGCTTAAAAGTAAAAGCATTACAGATGTGTCCTTTAACGAAGACAGTAAAAAGAATCGTAGTATATTTGCGAGGAGGTAAGGGACAAGTCGGACGTGTACGTGCAGCAAGACTAATGCAGTTTGCAAATGATAATACCTTAGTTGTAGGTCCTTATTATAGAGGAAGTAATGGAAGTGAAGGTAGAGATGAGTTTGCTAACGCTGATTTAAAAGATGTTACCTATCTCATAAAGATACTTAAACAACGATTTCCTAATGCATATATACACATGATTGGTTTTTCAAGAGGTGGAATACAAGGACTACTTACATATCAAGATTACCCAGTCGATAGTTACATCATCTGGGGTGGTGTATCAAGTATGCACTTGATGTATGAAGAACGTACTGATTTAAGAGGGATGTTGCGTCGAATGGTAGGACATCCTTCCAAAAATAAAGAATCTTATGACCAAAGAGATGCGATAAAACTTATTGATTCTAATAGTCCACCAATTTTAATCGTTCATGGTGGCAAGGATAAACAAGTAGGTATTCATCATGCCAATTACTTGGAAGAACAATTGAAATTAAAAGGTGTTGTTCATGATACATTTTATCAACTTGATGAAGGGCATGTACCTAGACCACAAGCAATGAAATTAGCGCTCGATTATGTGCATCAATGGATGACGAAATGTGAAGAAATATAA
- the pckA gene encoding phosphoenolpyruvate carboxykinase (ATP), translating into MSVDTYGETPKIKKLLEKESSLFQLSTTQLYYKIMDNNEGELTELGAINASTGKYTGRSPKDKFIVTEPSYKDNIHWGDINQPIDEETFLNLYSKVLDYLDKKDELYVFNGYAGSDKDTQLKLTVINELAWHNLFAQNMFIRPDSKEEASNIKPNFTIVSAPHFKADPEVDGTKSETFVIISFKHKTILIGGTEYAGEMKKGIFSVMNYLLPMQDIMSMHCSANVGDKGDVALFFGLSGTGKTTLSAAPDRKLIGDDEHGWNKNGIFNIEGGCYAKAINLSKEKEPQIYNAIQYGTILENTVVNERGVVDFDDNSYTENTRAAYPIHHIDNIVLPSKAAHPNTIIFLTADAFGVLPPIAKLTKSQAMYHFLSGFTSKLAGTERGVTEPEPSFSTCFGAPFLPLNPIKYADLLGELIDKHEVDVYLVNTGWTGGKYGVGRRISLHYTRYMVDQAIKGKLKNAEFTKDEKFGLSIPTEMEDVPKTILNPINAWSDSDKYRAQADDLIKRFEENFKKFGPEVEEIANTGGFNK; encoded by the coding sequence ATGTCAGTAGATACATACGGCGAAACACCTAAAATTAAAAAATTATTGGAAAAAGAAAGCTCTCTTTTTCAGCTTTCAACAACTCAACTTTATTACAAAATTATGGATAATAATGAAGGAGAATTAACTGAACTTGGTGCTATCAATGCGAGCACAGGTAAATACACTGGACGTTCACCTAAAGATAAATTCATTGTTACAGAACCTTCTTATAAAGATAATATTCATTGGGGAGATATCAACCAACCTATCGATGAAGAAACTTTCTTAAATCTCTACTCTAAAGTTTTAGACTATCTTGATAAAAAAGACGAACTTTACGTTTTTAATGGTTATGCAGGTAGTGACAAAGACACACAATTGAAACTTACAGTTATCAATGAACTTGCATGGCACAACCTTTTTGCTCAAAACATGTTTATCCGCCCAGATTCTAAAGAAGAAGCTAGTAATATAAAACCTAACTTCACAATTGTTTCAGCACCTCACTTTAAAGCTGATCCTGAAGTTGATGGAACTAAATCTGAAACTTTTGTTATCATTTCATTCAAACATAAAACCATTTTAATTGGTGGTACAGAGTATGCTGGTGAGATGAAAAAAGGTATCTTCTCAGTAATGAACTATTTGCTTCCAATGCAAGATATTATGAGTATGCATTGTTCTGCGAATGTTGGAGATAAAGGAGACGTAGCCTTATTCTTCGGATTATCAGGTACAGGTAAAACAACTTTATCAGCAGCACCTGATAGAAAATTGATTGGTGATGATGAACACGGTTGGAATAAAAACGGTATTTTCAATATTGAAGGTGGTTGTTACGCAAAAGCAATCAACCTTTCTAAAGAAAAAGAACCTCAAATTTATAACGCGATTCAATACGGTACTATATTAGAGAATACTGTGGTTAACGAGCGTGGTGTTGTTGATTTCGATGATAATTCATATACTGAAAATACACGTGCTGCTTATCCAATTCATCACATTGATAATATTGTATTACCATCTAAAGCAGCACATCCTAATACAATAATTTTCTTAACTGCTGACGCATTTGGTGTACTTCCACCTATTGCTAAATTAACTAAATCTCAAGCGATGTACCATTTCTTAAGTGGTTTCACTTCTAAATTAGCTGGAACTGAGCGTGGCGTTACTGAACCAGAACCATCATTCTCAACTTGTTTTGGTGCACCTTTCTTACCACTTAATCCTATTAAATATGCAGATTTATTAGGTGAGCTAATAGATAAACATGAGGTTGATGTATATTTAGTTAACACTGGCTGGACTGGTGGTAAATACGGCGTAGGTAGACGTATTAGTCTACATTACACTCGTTATATGGTAGATCAAGCAATTAAAGGTAAATTGAAAAATGCAGAGTTCACAAAAGATGAGAAATTTGGTTTAAGTATTCCTACTGAAATGGAAGATGTTCCAAAAACAATACTGAATCCAATTAATGCTTGGAGTGATTCTGATAAATATCGCGCTCAAGCGGATGACTTAATTAAACGTTTTGAAGAAAACTTCAAGAAATTCGGTCCAGAAGTTGAAGAAATTGCTAACACTGGTGGCTTTAACAAATAA
- the metK gene encoding methionine adenosyltransferase yields the protein MTYNKRLFTSESVTEGHPDKIADQVSDAILDEILKDDPNARVACETTVTTGMALISGEISTSTYVDIPKVVRETIKGIGYTRAKYGYDYQTMAVLTAIDEQSPDIAQGVDKALEYRNDISEEEIEATGAGDQGLMFGYATNETETYMPLPIFLSHQLAKRLSDVRKDGILNYLRPDGKVQVTVEYDESDKPKRIDTIVVSSQHADDIELEQIQSDIKEHVIYPTVPEGLIDNETKFFINPTGRFVIGGPQGDAGLTGRKIIVDTYGGYARHGGGCFSGKDPTKVDRSAAYAARYVAKNIVAAGLADQCEVQLAYAIGVAEPVSISIDTFKTGKVSEAQLVEAVRANFDLRPAGIIKMLDLKHPIYKQTAAYGHFGRTDVLLPWEKLDKVNVLKDAVQA from the coding sequence ATGACTTACAATAAACGTTTATTTACTTCAGAATCAGTGACAGAAGGACATCCAGATAAGATTGCTGACCAAGTATCTGATGCCATTTTAGATGAAATCTTAAAAGATGACCCCAATGCACGTGTTGCTTGTGAAACTACTGTAACAACTGGAATGGCTCTAATTTCAGGTGAAATATCTACATCAACCTATGTAGATATCCCTAAAGTTGTAAGAGAAACAATTAAAGGTATTGGCTATACTCGTGCTAAATATGGCTATGATTACCAAACTATGGCAGTTTTAACTGCAATCGATGAGCAGTCACCTGATATTGCACAAGGTGTTGACAAAGCACTTGAATACAGAAATGATATTTCAGAAGAAGAGATTGAAGCTACTGGTGCCGGTGACCAAGGTTTAATGTTCGGATATGCTACAAATGAAACAGAAACATATATGCCTTTACCTATCTTTTTATCTCATCAATTAGCTAAACGTTTATCTGATGTACGTAAAGATGGAATTTTAAACTATTTAAGACCGGATGGTAAAGTTCAAGTAACAGTTGAATACGACGAATCAGATAAACCTAAGCGTATTGACACGATTGTAGTATCATCTCAACATGCGGATGATATTGAATTAGAACAAATTCAAAGTGACATTAAAGAACATGTCATATACCCAACAGTTCCTGAAGGATTAATTGATAATGAAACGAAATTCTTTATCAATCCTACTGGAAGATTTGTTATCGGTGGACCTCAAGGTGATGCTGGATTAACAGGACGTAAAATCATTGTTGATACTTATGGTGGTTATGCACGTCATGGAGGAGGTTGCTTTAGTGGTAAAGACCCAACTAAAGTAGACCGATCAGCAGCTTATGCGGCAAGATATGTAGCTAAAAATATTGTTGCTGCAGGACTAGCAGACCAATGTGAAGTACAACTTGCTTATGCTATTGGCGTGGCTGAACCAGTTTCAATTTCAATTGATACATTTAAAACGGGCAAAGTTTCTGAAGCTCAACTTGTTGAAGCTGTTAGAGCTAACTTTGATTTACGTCCAGCAGGTATCATTAAAATGTTAGATTTAAAGCATCCTATATACAAACAAACTGCTGCTTATGGTCACTTTGGTAGAACAGATGTATTGTTACCATGGGAGAAATTAGATAAAGTCAATGTATTAAAAGATGCTGTTCAAGCTTAA
- a CDS encoding aldo/keto reductase, translating into METIEFYNGHTMPKVGIGTFRVENNDECKEAVKHAIVSGYRSIDTAKVYGNEEQVGLGIKEGLEATGLERKDLFITSKLYFEDFGRENVANAYETSINKLGLDYLDLYLVHWPGTNEAIMIDTWKGMEDLYKDDKVKNIGVSNFNAEHFEALLAQVSIKPVINQVEFHPYFTQNKLRKYLEVQNIHMESWSPFMNAQILGDETLNQIGKEVNKSAAQVVIRWNMQHGVIVIPKSVTPQRIEENINVFDFELTDEQMEQIDSLNKDQRIGPDPATFEGH; encoded by the coding sequence ATGGAAACAATTGAATTTTATAATGGTCACACAATGCCTAAAGTTGGAATTGGTACTTTTAGAGTAGAAAATAACGATGAATGTAAGGAGGCAGTTAAGCATGCAATTGTCTCAGGTTATCGTAGTATTGATACAGCTAAAGTATATGGTAATGAAGAACAAGTTGGTTTAGGAATTAAAGAAGGTCTAGAAGCTACTGGGTTAGAACGTAAAGATTTATTCATTACATCAAAACTATATTTTGAAGATTTTGGGCGCGAAAATGTTGCAAATGCTTATGAAACAAGTATCAATAAATTAGGACTAGATTATTTAGATTTATATCTTGTTCATTGGCCTGGTACTAATGAAGCAATAATGATTGATACATGGAAAGGTATGGAAGATTTATATAAAGATGATAAGGTTAAAAATATTGGTGTAAGTAACTTCAATGCAGAACACTTTGAAGCATTATTAGCTCAAGTTTCTATTAAGCCAGTCATCAACCAAGTAGAATTTCACCCATATTTTACTCAAAATAAACTACGTAAATATTTAGAAGTACAAAATATCCATATGGAGTCATGGTCACCATTTATGAATGCCCAAATCTTAGGTGATGAAACACTTAATCAAATTGGCAAAGAAGTTAATAAATCGGCAGCACAAGTCGTCATTCGTTGGAACATGCAACATGGTGTCATCGTTATTCCTAAATCAGTTACACCTCAAAGAATAGAGGAAAATATTAATGTTTTTGATTTCGAACTAACAGATGAACAAATGGAACAAATTGATTCTCTAAACAAAGATCAACGCATTGGTCCTGATCCAGCAACATTTGAGGGACATTAA
- a CDS encoding fluoride efflux transporter FluC gives MIHILFIMVGGGIGAVIRAWLTDVFKSKITSPIPIATLIVNLVGSFLIGFVYGIAQDYQLFSLFFITGALGGLTTFSTLSYEIVQFISPSFKPVQFFSYSILQFVIGFISCFIGYSI, from the coding sequence ATGATACATATACTATTTATTATGGTAGGTGGTGGTATTGGTGCTGTTATCAGAGCTTGGTTAACAGATGTCTTTAAAAGTAAAATAACGTCACCTATACCGATTGCAACTTTAATAGTCAATCTCGTTGGTAGTTTCTTAATTGGCTTCGTGTATGGGATAGCTCAAGATTATCAATTATTTTCACTGTTTTTTATAACTGGCGCTCTTGGAGGATTAACAACCTTTTCAACTCTGTCTTATGAAATCGTCCAATTTATTTCACCAAGTTTTAAACCTGTTCAATTTTTTAGTTATTCTATTTTACAATTTGTAATAGGGTTTATCTCTTGCTTTATTGGTTATTCGATATAA
- the crcB gene encoding fluoride efflux transporter CrcB, translated as MQYLFVFIGGLFGALLRYVLSTLNVDSGLPLGTLIANIVGAFLMGYLSSLSIHFFKNNPLIKKGVTTGLLGALTTFSTFQFELVTMSQNNSIALLFIYGLTSYIGGILFCWFGVKLGGQPT; from the coding sequence ATGCAATATTTATTTGTGTTTATTGGGGGCTTATTTGGAGCATTACTAAGATATGTCTTATCAACTCTTAATGTCGATTCTGGATTACCACTCGGTACATTAATTGCGAATATTGTGGGTGCATTTTTAATGGGATATTTATCTTCTTTATCCATTCATTTTTTTAAAAATAACCCATTAATTAAAAAAGGTGTCACAACGGGATTACTAGGTGCTTTAACTACCTTTTCAACCTTCCAATTTGAGTTAGTTACAATGTCGCAAAATAATAGTATCGCTTTGCTCTTTATCTATGGCTTAACCAGTTATATAGGAGGCATTCTTTTCTGCTGGTTTGGTGTTAAATTAGGGGGGCAACCTACATGA
- a CDS encoding transaldolase: protein MAKLNVEVFADGADIEQMKAAYKNKEVDGFTTNPSLMAKAGVTDYKSFAEEAVKEIPDASISFEVFADDLETMEKEAEILKQYGDNVFVKIPVVNTKGESTIPLIKKLSADNVRLNVTAVYTIEQVKEITEAVTEGVPTYISVFAGRIADTGVDPLPLMKESVDVAHSKEGVKLLWASCRELFNVIQADEIGADIITCPADVVKKVNTNLGRDINELSVDTVKGFAKDIQSSGLSIL, encoded by the coding sequence ATGGCAAAATTAAATGTCGAAGTATTTGCAGATGGCGCAGATATTGAACAAATGAAAGCAGCATATAAAAATAAAGAGGTAGACGGATTCACTACTAATCCTAGCTTAATGGCTAAAGCGGGTGTAACAGACTATAAATCATTCGCTGAAGAAGCGGTTAAAGAAATTCCAGATGCATCTATTTCATTTGAAGTATTCGCTGATGATTTAGAAACTATGGAAAAAGAAGCTGAAATATTAAAACAATATGGTGATAATGTTTTTGTCAAAATTCCAGTTGTGAATACTAAAGGCGAATCAACAATTCCGTTAATAAAAAAATTATCAGCGGACAATGTGCGTTTAAATGTTACTGCAGTTTACACTATTGAGCAAGTAAAAGAAATTACTGAAGCGGTAACTGAAGGAGTACCTACATATATTTCAGTATTTGCAGGTAGAATAGCTGATACTGGTGTTGACCCATTACCTTTGATGAAAGAATCAGTAGATGTGGCGCATAGTAAAGAAGGCGTTAAATTATTATGGGCAAGTTGTCGTGAACTATTTAATGTTATTCAAGCAGATGAAATTGGTGCCGACATTATTACATGTCCAGCAGATGTAGTTAAGAAAGTAAATACTAATTTAGGTCGAGATATTAATGAATTATCAGTTGATACTGTAAAAGGTTTCGCTAAGGATATTCAAAGCTCAGGTTTATCTATTCTTTAA
- a CDS encoding membrane protein, whose protein sequence is MKHTEFEEKVKKQLWFLNKKEKKLLQNNLTHYHNEVEGNEGDIQSKKYRKPIQYANQFLKNNIFKQKEVASSTLLFLLIGMVLIYAFLLGLFLTGFITSLTAVNYFINPQVSMPVINVILILIGAVLLAIVSLLLIKSVTAFFTKKLLEYKFNKSA, encoded by the coding sequence ATGAAACATACAGAATTTGAAGAGAAAGTTAAAAAGCAATTGTGGTTTTTAAATAAAAAGGAAAAAAAGCTATTACAAAATAATTTAACGCATTACCATAATGAGGTAGAGGGTAATGAAGGGGATATTCAGTCAAAGAAATATCGCAAACCAATTCAGTACGCAAATCAATTTTTAAAAAATAACATATTTAAACAAAAAGAAGTAGCAAGTTCCACATTGTTATTTTTACTAATAGGAATGGTACTCATTTATGCTTTCTTGCTAGGGTTATTTTTAACAGGATTTATTACAAGTCTTACTGCAGTGAATTATTTTATAAATCCACAAGTTTCAATGCCAGTTATAAATGTGATCTTAATTTTAATAGGTGCAGTACTTCTTGCAATCGTAAGTTTATTACTCATTAAATCAGTTACTGCATTTTTCACAAAAAAATTGTTAGAATACAAATTTAATAAATCTGCATAG
- a CDS encoding competence protein ComK produces MIPHNSYHLLYIQTLQHSEHKTKCCFSTYDMVLPFPIKKVLIYYFEQHNQSYLQRLKLAKRLLAINKLVPLYISDQVVLFPIKHQRAPLQTYINALTIIGLTSTTNGVIITFENNIQLHVDEPYSLIYKKWQESTLLYHLVQKTMQIY; encoded by the coding sequence ATGATTCCACACAATTCTTACCATTTGCTTTATATTCAAACATTGCAACATAGTGAACATAAAACTAAATGCTGCTTTTCGACTTATGACATGGTGCTACCTTTTCCAATTAAAAAGGTACTAATTTATTATTTCGAACAGCATAATCAATCGTATTTGCAAAGGCTAAAGTTGGCAAAACGATTATTAGCAATTAATAAATTAGTACCTTTATATATATCTGACCAGGTTGTCCTCTTCCCTATTAAACATCAACGTGCACCTTTACAAACTTACATCAACGCATTAACAATTATTGGATTAACATCTACTACAAATGGCGTTATCATTACTTTTGAAAATAATATTCAATTACATGTTGATGAACCCTATTCGTTAATTTATAAAAAATGGCAAGAAAGTACATTATTGTATCATTTAGTACAAAAAACTATGCAGATTTATTAA
- a CDS encoding sigma-70 family RNA polymerase sigma factor — protein MNFDEIYHKYHRFIHYLLKRYYVKYNYDEFYQLLLIKLWQLSKNYNKNSNICLSSYLYQRLNFYLIDLFRKENLKPELVEVDDLQTPQITSINTETTFFNYNDISKILNTQELAWYNYFIQGYKQFEIADLMHVSLSSIKKYKSSSIKKLTDYYFKGE, from the coding sequence ATGAATTTTGACGAGATTTATCATAAATATCATAGATTTATTCATTATTTGTTAAAGCGTTATTACGTCAAGTATAATTATGATGAATTTTATCAGTTATTGCTAATTAAACTGTGGCAATTATCTAAGAATTACAATAAGAATTCAAATATTTGTTTATCCTCTTATCTCTATCAGCGGCTCAATTTTTACTTAATTGACTTATTTAGAAAAGAAAATTTAAAACCAGAATTAGTTGAAGTCGATGATTTGCAAACTCCTCAAATTACTTCTATTAATACAGAGACAACTTTCTTCAACTATAATGACATTTCCAAAATTTTAAATACACAAGAACTGGCATGGTATAACTATTTTATCCAAGGCTATAAACAATTCGAAATTGCCGACTTAATGCATGTCTCTTTATCGAGTATTAAAAAGTATAAATCCTCTTCTATAAAAAAGCTCACCGATTATTATTTTAAAGGTGAATAA
- a CDS encoding N-acetylglucosaminidase, producing the protein MTKHKKGSIISLVGLLIVLVAAGFIFFTMISDQIFFKKVNEEEKVEHLNVTLNKAADKQIDNYTSQQVSNKNNTAWRDASDNEIKAAMDSSKFIDDDKQKYQFLDLSKYQGIDENRIKRMLFDRPMLLKHTDAFISAAKEKHVNEVYLISHALLETGSVKSELANGVEIDGKKYYNFYGVGALDSDPIKTGSEYAKKHGWDTPEKAIKGGADFIHQHFLSHDDQNTLYSMRWNPKNPGEHQYATDIKWAESNAQIIADFYKEMKTEGKYFKLYVYKDDNKHQK; encoded by the coding sequence ATGACGAAGCACAAAAAAGGCTCAATTATTAGCCTAGTGGGGTTATTGATTGTTTTAGTCGCAGCAGGTTTTATTTTCTTTACTATGATTTCAGATCAAATATTCTTTAAAAAAGTAAATGAAGAAGAAAAAGTAGAGCATTTAAACGTTACACTAAATAAAGCTGCCGATAAACAAATTGATAACTACACAAGTCAACAAGTCTCTAACAAGAATAATACTGCTTGGAGAGATGCTTCAGATAATGAAATAAAAGCTGCAATGGACAGTAGTAAGTTCATTGATGATGACAAACAAAAGTATCAATTTTTAGATTTATCTAAATATCAAGGTATTGATGAAAACCGTATTAAGCGTATGTTATTCGATCGACCTATGTTATTAAAGCATACTGATGCATTTATTAGTGCTGCTAAAGAGAAACATGTGAATGAAGTTTATTTAATTTCTCACGCTTTATTAGAAACTGGTTCAGTTAAAAGTGAATTAGCCAATGGTGTAGAAATTGATGGTAAAAAATATTATAACTTCTATGGTGTAGGTGCTCTTGATAGTGATCCTATTAAAACTGGTTCAGAATACGCAAAAAAACACGGTTGGGATACTCCAGAGAAAGCTATCAAAGGTGGGGCTGATTTTATTCACCAACACTTCCTATCACATGATGATCAAAATACGCTATACAGTATGAGATGGAATCCTAAAAATCCAGGTGAACATCAATATGCTACTGATATTAAATGGGCAGAAAGTAATGCTCAAATCATCGCAGATTTCTATAAAGAGATGAAAACAGAAGGTAAATATTTTAAATTATACGTATACAAAGATGATAATAAACATCAAAAATAA